One genomic window of Phoenix dactylifera cultivar Barhee BC4 unplaced genomic scaffold, palm_55x_up_171113_PBpolish2nd_filt_p 000097F, whole genome shotgun sequence includes the following:
- the LOC103713393 gene encoding LOW QUALITY PROTEIN: transducin beta-like protein 2 (The sequence of the model RefSeq protein was modified relative to this genomic sequence to represent the inferred CDS: inserted 1 base in 1 codon; deleted 1 base in 1 codon; substituted 1 base at 1 genomic stop codon): protein MEPPRPPPPIGAPPTIRPEARPLRRQKSQPRSLSHHTNKKFQDQNKKHHALDVNTLKGHGDAVLPSASPPMPQFGNGELIVLSSILIQCRALLFGLIMLKNYESLLQLVLNGVVRVFRIDDASSKASSLLRINLPAGAHPTAIAFSEEASSVVVAAQLLSGASLYMYGDVFAKPNGESKQQAKLPLPEIXWEHQKIRRXSSVLTLVGVCATYGNGDGSTIIASCSEGTDIKVWHGKSGKDLGTVDTNQLKNNMATVSPNGRFLAAAAFTADVKVWEIIYSKDGSVKEIVKVMQLKGHKSAVTWLCFTPNSEQIITASKDGSLRIWNINVRYHLDEDPKTLKVFAIPLHDAKGSVSHYDRISISPSGKILAVTSGSTLQWLCAETGRVLDTADKAHEGDITGIAWAPQLIPMGGGPTMVLATAGADKKVKLWLAPQHHPS from the exons ATGGAG CCGCCGCGGCCGCCGCCACCGATCGGAGCACCGCCGACCATAAGGCCCGAAGCCCGCCCTCTCCGCCGCCAAAAGTCTCAGCCGAGATCCCTCTCCCACCACACCAACA aaaAATTCCAGGACCAGAACAAGAAGCACCATGCTCTCGATGTTAACACGCTAAAGGGCCATGGGGATGCGGTACTGCCCTCTGCTTCTCCTCCAATGCCGCAATTTGGCAATGGTGAGCTCATCGTtctctcatctatcctaattcaATGCCGTGCTCTGTTGTTTGGACTCATAATGCTTAAAAATTATGAATCTTTATTGCAGCTTGTGCTGAATGGAGTTGTCAGAGTGTTCAGGATCGATGATGCTTCCAGTAAAGCTTCAA GCCTACTGAGGATAAACTTGCCGGCAGGGGCACACCCGACGGCGATTGCCTTC TCTGAGGAGGCTTCATCTGTGGTAGTGGCAGCTCAGCTCCTCTCTGGTGCCTCTCTTTACATGTATGGAGATGTATTTGCCAAGCCTAATGGTGAGAGCAAGCAGCAGGCCAAGCTTCCGCTCCCTGAGA AATGGGAGCATCAGAAGATCCGACGATAGAGCTCTGTGTTGACCCTGGTTGGGGTTTGTGCAACATATGGAAACGGGGATGGGAGTACAATCATCGCTTCATGCTCAGAAG GGACTGATATTAAAGTTTGGCATGGTAAAAGCGGGAAAGACTTGGGAACTGTTGACACGAATCAGCTGAAAAACAACATGGCTACTGTTTCGCCAAATGGACGTTTTCTGGCTGCTGCAGCCTTTACTGCAGATGTGAAG GTTTGGGAGATCATCTATTCCAAGGATGGTTCAGTGAAGGAGATTGTGAAAGTTATGCAACTTAAGGGTCATAAG AGCGCGGTAACTTGGTTGTGTTTCACTCCAAATTCAGAGCAGATAATTACGGCATCAAAAGATGGTTCCTTACGAATATGGAATATCAATG ttcgatATCATCTTGATGAGGACCCGAAGACCCTAAAAGTGTTTGCAATTCCACTTCATGATGCCAAAGGCTCTGTTTCACACTATGACCGCATTAGCATCTCTCCCAGTGGAAAAATTCTGGCAGTCACTAGTGGCTCAACATTGCAATGGTTATGTGCTGAAACAGGGAGGGTTTTGGATACAGCTGATAAAGCACATGAAG GTGACATCACAGGCATTGCTTGGGCTCCTCAATTGATTCCTATGG GTGGTGGACCCACTATGGTTTTAGCCACAGCTGGTGCTGACAAAAAAGTGAAACTGTGGTTGGCTCCACAACACCAcccttcatga